TTCATCTGAAACTGGCCCAGCTCTCCGACAACCAGATTCAGTTCAACACCCTGAAATATCTGTTTGATCTGCTGTATCTTAAATACCGGGGCAATATTTTGTTTGTCACGCCCATGGACCGGGTGGACAATGAGCACATTCAACTGTATGAAGCCATTGAAAACAAAGACCTGGCCCAGGCCCGTGCCGTGCTGTCCCGCCATATCGCCAACGTGAAAAAGCATGCCATTGAAAGTACCCGACGGGCATTGCAGGAAAAGCGCATTAAGATGGTGTGACCCATCATCTCAGCTCCAGCCAGTCAAACCAGATGGGGTGATTCTTTTTGTACCAGGCAAGGACCTGCCGCAGCAGTTTCTGGTCTTCTCTGGAAATGGTGGCTTCCGGAATTTTGTCAAAGTTCAGGATCATTTTGGTATCGTAAAAGCGCAATGCCTCTGAACACAGGGTCTGCAATTCATTTCGGATCCTGCCGGAATCGGAAATTTTTACGGCCCGGTGCCGGAAATCCTCACCCTTGAGAAACCGGTTCAATAAAGGGCTGAATACCAGTTTGCTTTCGTTGAAATTCTCCAGCAGGCGAAGGGCGACGGTGATCCGCTTGTCTCCGGCAGCCGTGGTGATGCGGACTGTCACCTCATAGGTGTCATCGTCAATCTGTGTGACCCCCGGGGCCCCGGTGTAGGGATCGGGCAGCATATATCCGGCTCCGGCCAGGGCCTGCCATTTTTTTTCAGAAATCAGATCATCCGCGGTAATGGTCCGGGAGTTCAGGGGGATACCGGCTTTTTGTGCGGCCAGGATGCTGTCTTTATACTTCTGGACAAAGTCCGGATTCAGATCCGGATCATTCACCCGATCCCGGAGCTGGTCTGCAAACGTATCACTGTCCGGATCCAGTTTCATGGCTGCCGCATCCAGAGGTGCGGTGAACCGGAACCGGGAAGACAGCACGGCCAGGGATGCGGACAGATCCAGGATCGGGGCCAGGCTGGCGGCCTGGATGGCTTCGGCCGACGCCGCATATCCGTCCACAATGAACAGGTGGGTGTCGTTATCTTCGTCCTGCCAGTCCCCGATGGTCAGGGTCGGGGCATAGGTGCCGGAATCGGTGAACGGCGTCCATCCGTTGGGCAGCATCCAGTCGTCATTCACCAGATGGGCCCCGGCCGCTTCCCATTGTTCCCATAAGTAACCGATGCGGCCGGCCCGGCTGTCGCCTTTCAGGGTCCACACATGGATATGCCCGGGTTCAATCCCGGGATAGGCTTTCTGAATCGCTTCAACCACCCGGTGGCGAGGGGTGAAGAAATCAATGAGAATGGAATCCTTGGCAGCCCGGTCCACCACTTTTTTGGGGATCACCAGGTTGCCGATATATCCTTCGTACTGATCTGAGATGGCCAGGGGCTGATCAAACAGATGCAGCACGGTCAATGGACCGGTTTCTTTGCCTTTGGCAAACCGGGAAGTGTTTTCCAGGGTATCGATGGCCGCGCCCCAGATGGTGATCCCCTCCCGGGCGATGGTCTTCTTGAAATCTTCCCAGGAAAAAGCGGGATCATTGATGAGCCGGTTGACCCAGGTTTCCAGAAATTTGGCCACCTGGGGCCGGGCATAAATCCGGCCGAATCCCAGCAGCGGATTGGCCCCCATTTCCGATGTTTCCCCGGCCTTGGGCATCAGGCCTTCGCCCAGACAGACCATGATGGCATGGTTTTCCGGCAGGGTCCGGGTCAGGTACCACAGACTTTCACTCATGGCATAGGCGGAAATGGCATCCGCGTCTTTTTTGACAATGTTCAGCCCGGTTTTATCCAGCCCGGCGCCCTGGCCGTACCGGCCGAACAGCCGGGTGCCCAACGCTGTCACCGCCAGGGTCATGGCCAGCATCTTTTCGGTGCGCGGATCAGTGAACGAAATGCTGTCCAGCAGGTCATCGGCCGGTTTTCCCCGGAGCCATTCAATGTGCACATTTTCCAGCCACAGGTGGAGCCGGCCCAAAATGGGCCGGCAGTCAAAGGCCCATTGGGCCACAAGATTTTTCTGTTTCATCGGGTGTGTGTCCATGGTCTGCCCCCATGTATGAAATTGCGGTGTCATCGGGTTTATCAGCCAAACAGGTATCATTTACCTGGAAAATCTGTCAAGGATTAAACGGCAGGTATTGTCAGAAGTGCCGCCGCTGGGGTGGGGGGCTGGAAAAAAGAGTGTACGCCGGGACTTGTCCTTTACCCCCGGTTTGGGATATGGTGACAGTCATGGCAGACCGCAAATTTTCATATCCAGCGGTTCAGGCCCCGCAGGATGGACAGCCCGATATCCCGGCGAACCAGGGGATGATCCGGGAACAGCTGCGCGGGGTGGTGGACCGGGTGACCTATCACAATCCGGACAACGGGTGGTCTGTGCTCCAGATCCTGCCTTTTGACGCGCCGGGCCGGCGGGAAACCGTGCTGGTGCATCAGACAAAGGTATTTGCCGGGGCCACCATGAGTTTTGAAGGGGCCTGGCAGACACATCCCAGATATGGGCGCCAGTTTTCCGCCACCCGGGCTGAAGAACAAAAACCCGCATCCGCCGGGGCCCTGGAAAAATATATCGGGTCCGGCCTTATCAAAGGGGTGGGGCCTAAAACCGCGAAAAAAATTGTCAGGCATTTCAGGGACCAGACCCTGGACGTGTTTGAAAACCAGATCCACCGCCTTGTGGAGGTCCCGGGTATTGCCGAAAAAAAACTGGAGATGATCTCCGCCGCCTGGATCGAACACCGGGCCATCCGGGATGTGATGATGTTTTTGCAGTCCCATGGTATTTCCACCCTGTTTTCCGTGCGCATTTACAAGGCCTATGGGGATGAGGCCATTGCCAGGGTCATGGATGACCCCTATTGCCTGGCGGATGATTTCTATGGGATCGGCTTTTTTTCCGCTGACAAGGTGGCCTTGAGCATCGGTCTGGCAACCGACAGCCCCCGGCGTATTGTTGCGGGCATCCGCCATGTGCTGTCTGCGGCCAGAAATTTCGGCCATTGTTTTCTGACCTTTTCTCAAATTAAAACGCAGGTGGAAGAATTGCTGGGCCTGGATCTGTCCCGGGGCCTGGATGGGGTGCTGGAAACCATGGAAGCCGACCGGCTGCTCATGCGCCGGACCCTGGTGCCGGCGCCCGGAGAACCCAGCCAGGCCTGTTATTATGCCAGATCTTTGTATTTTGACGAACTGTATGTGGCCCGGCGCATGGCACAGATGACCGACCCGCCGGATGTGGACACAACCCGGATCCGCCGGTGGGTCCAGCTTTATACCCGGTCCAGGCATCTGCAATTGAGTGAGGAACAGGCCGGCGCAATCCAGGGGATTGCCGGCAAAGGGGTTTCCATTCTCACGGGCGGGCCGGGCTGCGGCAAGACGACCGCCACCCGGGTTTTGGTGGCGCTTCTGGAAGCCATGAAACGCCGGGTGGTGCTGGCGGCCCCCACGGGCCGGGCCGCCCAGCGCATGGGGGAGGTGATCGGCAGAGACGCCAAAACCATTCACCGGCTTTTGGGGTGGGCCAACGGGCAGTTCAAGAAAAATGAGGATACTCCCCTTAAAGCCGATTTTCTGGTGGTGGATGAAAGCTCCATGCTGGATATCAGCCTGACCGCTTCGTTGCTCAAAGCCGTGCCTGAAGGGTGCCAGGTGGTGTTTATCGGAGATTATGACCAGCTGCCGTCCGTGGGGGCCGGCAATGTGCTCAAAGATCTGATCGGGTCGGGCATTGTTTCCTGTTTCCGGTTGACGCAGATTTTCCGCCAGGCAGCCCAGTCGTTGATTATTCAGTATGCCCACCAGATCAACAGCGGGAACATGCCCTGGATCGCCTCTCCGTTCAAGGACCCGTCCGTGTGGCATAAAAAAACCGACTGTCTGTTTCTGGACGCGGATGAAGCCACTGCTGAACAGCTGCAGTTCATCCGGCGGATCAAGGCCCTGACAGACGTGAATAAAGAAGAGGTGACCAAAGATCTTGATGATCTGGATCTGTTTGAGTTTCGGGTGAAAGAACCGGTGCGGCCCTACGAAACCGAGATCCAGATTCCTGAAAAATTCGCCCATGTCAACCTGGACCAGGTGGCTGCCGCCGGCACCCGGGTGGAGGAGCTTTTGGCTGTGCTTAAAAAGGTCCACCCCTGGTCTTGTTTGCATTATGGGCTGACAGCCGTGGATGTGATCCGGAAACTCTATATGGAATGGATTCCCAGATATCATGGGGCATCCATGGAAATCCAGATCCTTTCTCCCATGACAAGGGGATCCTTGGGCACGGTGAACCTGAATCGGGTGATCCAGGAGACCGCCAATCCCCAGGCGCCCGGCAAAGCCCAGATTACCGTGGGCCAGCGGGTGTTCCGGAAAGGGGACCGGGTCATCCACCGGAAAAACAATTATGATCTGAACGTATTCAACGGCGATATCGGCACGATCACCGCCATTGATGCCGCCGATCTGACCCTGTCCGTGGCGTTTTCTTCCGATACCCCGCCGGTGCAGTACCGCCAGGCCGATATCCTGGAACTGGACCTGGCCTATGCCGTGACCATCCATAAATCCCAGGGATCGGAATTCGAGGCCGTGATCATCCCGGTGATGACCCAGCATTTCAAAATGCTTTTCCGGAACCTGATCTATACCGGCATCACCCGGGCAAAGAAACTGGCCGTGTTTGTGGGCACCCGGCGGGCCCTGGCCATGACTGTGAAAAACCAGGATATCTCAAAACGCCAGACCGCCCTGGCTCAGCTGCTTAAGGACGAAGCAGCCGGATAAACTCGGGTATGCTGCTGTTTTTGTGGAACCGCAAATGGACCCGGGCCCGGGTCATGGCCACATAGATCAGGTTGAACTCGTCCGGGTCCACCCCGGCGGGATCAATGAGAAGGCCGTCTTTGATCAGGGAAACAAAATCATCCATGATCAGGACATTGTTCCATTCCAGACCCTTGGCCTTGTGGGCCGTGGTCAAAAGAATTCCGGCCTGTTCAGGGGGCCGGGCCGTTTGCCTGATCCGATCCACATGGGACCGCAGGGAAGGGCCGTATTTTTCCACCACCGCACACACGGATGACAGTTCCAGATCCTCCACGGTCGTGGCATAGGACTTGAGATCCCCAAAATTGGAAAATCCTTTGATAAAGGGATCCTGAACCCGGGCCCTGGTCTTGTCATATAGAAATGAAACCGATGTGAGCAGATCCAGGCGGTATCCCTGGATTCCGCCGGCAAACCCGATATCATGGGTTTTGTAAAGCTGGACTGCCCGGTCAAACAGCACGGCATTGGTGCGGGCGATAATCGTATGGCCATGGGGATCCCAGGGAGGTTTTTTATTCGGGTAAGCCGTGCCCCGGAGCTGCCGGGTTTCTTTTTTAAAGACAGACAGCACCATGTTGGCGGCTTTGGCAATGTTGTTGTCAAACCGGAAACTTTGGGTCAGATAACAGGTCTGGTGGGCCGCAAGCGTTTTCAAGGTATCTTTGGCACCCCGGAAACTGTAGATCTGCTGGTGGTTGTCTCCTACCACGATAATGGCCGGTTTTTTTTCAGGCCGGTCCGATTTGACCTGGGACAGGACCATGGCACTTACCACCGGGTTGATGTCCTGGGCTTCGTCCAGCAGGATACAGTCGAAATTTAAAACCGGGTCGGACAGCTGGTACAGCTTGAGATACCCGTCATGAAGCATGCCGATATCCGGATGATCCCCGGTACACATCAGACGCCCCAGACGATTGGCATGGGCCACCAGGTCCGGCATTTTTAAGCCCTGACGCTGATAATGACCCCGGGCCGAAGCAGGAACATGGGAAAAATTCACCACCGGATCAGCGGACACCAGGTACTGATGCAGGGTTTCCATGGTGAATCGCGCGGTTTCATAATTATCCAGGTTCAGGGCATCCATGACCTGATTGGCCCGGAACCGCTGCACCAGCCGGTTTTTATGAGGAACTCCTTTGACCCGGAAGCCTAAGGAATGGGCGGTGCGGGCCATGACATTGGCGGGAAATTTTCTGGCGGCTTCCTGCTGCACGCTTTTGTTGAACGCCAGATACAAAAATCGCAGTCCGGGCCGTTTTCGGGCATATGCCACCAGGGTGGTGGTCTTGCCGGTACCGGCAAAAGCCAGGATTTTGAGAATCTGTCCGGGAACCGGGTCCGTGTCAATGATCTGCTGCTGCTCGGCGGTGGGGTGTATCATGGGTGACAAGACAGGACTATTGTCTGAAAAATCCTTTTTTTTCCAGAAAGGCTTTCATGTGGGGCCGGATCACCTGGCCGGTGAAATCCGCCATCTGCCGGGTCCAGGTCCGGTCTTTGAGGGTGGGTGACCGTTTTTCATAATAGGTCTGGATCTCCTGATCATAGTCTGTCAAAGGTTTCTGTTCCATGGCCGAAGGGAACCGGTCCTTATGAAACACCGCACCCACCGGCAGCCGGGGTTTGGGAGCGGGATCATCGTCCGGATATCCCAGACACATGCCGAACACGGGATATGCGTGTTCAGGGATGTGCAGCAGGTCACTCACCAGATCCGGGTCATTGCGGATTCCGCCGATAAACACCCCGCCAATGCCTACAGATTCGGCTCCCAGCATCAGACTCTGGGCCATCAGGGCCGTATCCACGGTGGCCACCAGCAGCTGCTCGGCCCATCCGGTTTCAGGGGCGGCGTTATGACGGCGGCAGGCATGCACCAGCCGGGTCAGATCGGCACAGAACACCAGAAACACCGGGGCCTGGGCCACCCAGGGCTGGGGACCGGCCATGTCGGCGATTTTCTGCCGCGTATCCGCATCAGTCACCTGAATAATGGTGTATGCCTGAACATGATGGGACGTGCTGGTGCACTGGGCCGCGGAAATCAATGATGTGAGCAGGGTTTCATCCACGGATTTTGCAGTGAATTTCCGGATGGACCGGTGGGCGGACAAAAGGTTCAGAACAGAGGTCATGATGTTTCCTTCACCAAATGGGTTGTGATCTTTAAAGCAGGCTATCATTTCCGGGCCGTTGTTTCAAGCGACGTTGAAAAGGAAACGGCGTTGTGTTTGCATGTATTTTGAATTATCATAACTAAAGAAACAATGACTGGGGATCAGAAAAAATTGACCACAGAAAACACCGTTGTTTATTGGGGGTACGATGATAAAATATAGAGAACCTATGAAAATCAAAAAAGGATTTCAACTTACGCTGAAATCCTTATGAATTCAATGGCTGGGTGACTAGGATTCGAACCTAGATTGACGGAGTCAGAGTCCGTAGTCCTGCCATTGGACGATCACCCACCAGTGCTGAATGTCCGGGGTTTATACATCAAAGACCCGGCCGTGTCAAGGACTTTCTGGTTGTTTGCCGGGATCGAAAAATCCCCGTTACCTTTAAGCGGATAAATTGAATGAAAGCAATAAAAGATGACAGATGAATCAACTTCTGCGTGTGATGCAAACAAATTGACGCTCAAAGCCGGATTAAAAAAGTTGAAAACCGCGGCGGTGGCATTTTCCGGCGGGGTGGATTCCGCTTTTCTGCTGGCAGTGGCCGCTGAATCCGGTTTGGAGAATCTGCTGGCAGTGACTGTGGAATCCGCGTTTGTAACCAAACAGGAGATCCGCCAGGCCCGGCAGACAGCCAAAGATCTCGGGGTTGCGCATCAGGTGGTAAAACTCGATATTCTGAGCCATGAGCAGGTGACGGCAAACACACTGGCGCGCTGTTATCATTGTAAAACCGTGATATTCTCTATGATCCGCAGGGTTGCGGACAAAAATGGGATCACCCATGTGCTGCACGGGGTGAATACCGATGATCTGGGCGATTTCCGGCCCGGTCTGAAAGCAGCCGAAGAACTGGGAGTCCGTGCCCCCCTGGTGGAGGCCGGGTTTTCCAAACACCGGATTCGTACCTGTTCCAGGCAGATGGGTCTGGCGACCTGGGACCTGCCGTCTCAATCCTGTCTGGCTACCCGGATTCCTTTTTTTGATGTGATCACAGAAAAGGCCCTGGTTCGCATTGACCAGGCCGAACAATTTCTCCGGTTCCTGGGATTTTTTCATGTCCGGGTGCGGTGCCATGGCACCGTGGCCCGCATCGAAACCGAAGCAGCCGCCATTGAAGCCATGGTGGCGCATCGCAAACAGATCTCAGTGGCCCTCAAAACGATCGGGTTCACTTTTGTAAGTCTGGACCTGGACGGGTATCACACCGGGAAAATGAATCCGAGCCAAATAAATGCAATCAGGACTTCAGAATCGATCGACAGACGATAAGAGAAACAGGGATGACACAGCAATGGCTGACAATAAAACCCAAACTGAAGCAGACAGGAAGCACGGAATATGAAATATTCACAGGCACAGCCGGGCCGGGTCTTTGTGATCCGCCTGGAAGACGGAGAGGTGATTCATGAGGTTATTGAGGCATTTGCCAGGAACCAGGGGGTCCGGGCAGCCTCACTGGTGGTTTTGGGCGGGGCTGACAAAGGCAGCGAACTGGTGACCGGACCAAAGCAGGGCCGTCGGTTCCCGGTCACGCCACAGACCCATGTCCTGGAGGAGGTCCATGAAGTGACCGGCACCGGGACCCTGTTCCCGGATGAAACCGGCAATCCGGTGCTGCACATGCACCTGGCCTGCGGCAGGGGAGACACAACGGTGACCGGGTGTATCCGCAAAGGAGTCAAGGTATGGCAGATGATGGAGGTGATACTTCATGAACTGACCGGCGCCGGCGGGGTACGCAAAAAAGATGAGGTCACCGGGTTTGCCATGTTGGTGCCCTGAAGAGCCGCCCGACCTGAAAACCGGTGACGTCTTTATCAGGCCGAAGCAGGCGCAGTTAAAAAAAATGGCTGCGCCTGCAAGGGAAGATGGCTTACCGGGACTGGATCTCCAGGTGATTGAAAAAATAGCTGATTTCAAAAGCAGCGGTTTCCGGGGCATCGGATCCGTGGACCACATTCTTTTCAATGTCAGTGGCATACTCGCGGCGGATGGTACCTTCTTCCGCTTCTTTGAAATTGGTGGCACCCATGATTTTGCGGTTTTCGGCAATTACGTTTTCGCCTTCCAGCACCATGACAACAATGGGACCGGAGGTCATGAAATCAGTGAGGCTGTCGAAAAACGGACGTTCTTTGTGAACGGCGTAAAATCCCTGGGCCTGGGATTTGGTCAGGTGGATCATTTTCATGGCAGCGATTTTGATGCCCGCGCTTTCAAAACGTTTGATTACCTCGCCGATGATGTTTTTTGCCACCCCGTCGGGCTTGATAATGGACAGTGTTCTTTCCACGGTTGGTTTTCCTTTCTTCAATTGTTATAAAGTTTGTCCAGGCAGGACAGGACCAATGGCTGATGGCGCAAAGGGTGAGACCCTGTCATGAAGGATTTGTGTGAATCAGAAGGGGAAATTACCATATCCGTGTATTGTAAGTCAATATAAGGGCCGGTTCTTCAAAAGAATTGTTGACAATAAAAAATTAATGCACTATTAGTCAGGTGTTATTCAGATAATACCAGTCCATGGTCTGTATTTTTCCATATTTGGTTGTATTCGAAAATTCCAGACATCAAAGACGTCCTGTAAAATCGACTGATCCTTGCCAGAAAATGAAATTATGCCGGAAAATGAAAAAAATAAAAATATTCGGGAGCGCGAATGAATCTTGTAGAACTCAATAAAATGAAAATCAGCGAGCTGACCAAGCTTGCTAAAGATAACAATATCAAAGGGATCGGCGGTCTAAAAAAACAGGAATTGATTTTTGCCCTGCTCCAGGCCAATATTGAAAAAAGCGGCCAGGTATATGGAGAGGGAACCCTTGAAATTCTTCCGGATGGATTCGGTTTTCTCAGGGCACCCGGCTATAATTATCTGCCCGGCCCGGATGACATTTATGTATCTCCTTCCCAGATCCGGCGCTTTAATTTGAGAACCGGGGATACCATCTCCGGCCAGGTGAGGCAACCCAAAGATTCAGAACGGTATTTTGCCCTGCTCAAAGTGGAGGCCGTCAACTTTCAGAGCCCGGAAGTGGCGGCTGAAACGATTTTGTTTGACAACCTGCTGCCGCTTTATCCGGATCGAAAGATGAATCTGGAGGCGGAATCCGACAACTATTCCATGCGGATCATCGATCTGATGTCACCCATCGGTTTTGGACAAAGAGGGTTGATTGTTTCGCCCCCTAAAGCCGGAAAAACCATGCTGCTCCAGAACATTGCCAATTCTATGATCAAATCCCATAAAAGCATTGTACCCATGATTCTGCTGATTGACGAACGCCCCGAAGAGGTCACGGACATGACCCGGTCTGTGGACGCGGAAGTGATCAGTTCCACGTTTGACGAGCCGGCGGAGCGGCATGTGCAGGTGGCGGAGATGGTCATTGAAAAAGCCAAGCGGATCGTGGAACAGGGCCATGATGTGGTGATTCTTCTGGATTCCATCACCCGGCTGGCCCGGGCCTACAATGCGGTGATGCCGCCGTCCGGAAAAATTTTGTCCGGTGGTGTGGATTCCAATGCCCTGGACCGGCCCAAACGGTTTTTCGGGGCCGCCCGGAATATCGAGGACGGCGGGAGCCTGACCATTATCGCCACAGCCCTGGTGGAAACCGGCAGCCGCATGGATGAGGTGATCTTTGAAGAGTTCAAGGGCACCGGCAACATGGAGCTGGCACTGGACAGAAAGCTGGCGGATAAACGCGTGTTCCCGGCCATTGACATCAACCGGTCCGGCACACGGAAAGAGGAACTGCTCCTGGATCCCATGACTTTGAACCGGGTCTGGATTTTGAGAAAATTGTTGTCCAGTTTAAATTCTGTGGACAGTATGCAGTTTTTACTTGAAAAAATGCAGGGAACAAAGGATAATAAAGAGTTTCTTGAATTGATGAATTCATGAACATAAATTTTTTATGAATCAGCTGCCGGATTGAAAAGGCAGATGCACCAAGGAGTGATAGGAAAAAATGAAAAAAGACATTCATCCCAAATATGCAAGAACGACCGCTACCTGTGCATGCGGTGCCACCTTTGATGTGGGTTCCACCCGCGAGGCCATCAAGGTGGAAATCTGTTCACAGTGCCATCCGTTTTTTACCGGAAAACAGAAACTGGTGGACTCTGCCGGCCGTATTGACCGGTTCAAAAGAAAATATGCCAACTTTGATGCAAGCAAACTGGTATAATTTTAAATCATTGACATTTTACAAAAGGGGGTCTGCTACAGACACCCCTTTTGGATTTTTGCATCATGATTGAAAAATTAAAAGGCATAGAAGAACGGTATGTCAAGCTGGAGCACCTGCTGAGTGACCCCGAGGTGATCAAAGACCAGACCAAATACCAGAAATACGTCAAGGAGCACGGAGAACTCAATCGCATTGTTCCGGTGTTCCGGACCTATGAACAGGTTCAGTCTCAACTGGAAGAAGCCCAGGATCTGTTGAAAGATCCGGATTCTGAGATTCGCGGGATGGCCAGAGACGAGATCGTCAGTCTGGAAAAACAGGCTGAAACACTGATATCCAAACTCAATGTGCTGCTCATGCCCAGAGATCCCAGAGATGACAAAAACGTGATCCTGGAGATCCGGGCCGGCACGGGCGGAGAAGAAGCCGGTATTTTTGCCGGCGATCTTTTCAGAATGTACTCCCGGTATGCGGAAAACAAAAACTGGAACGTCGAGGTGATTGAAAAAAATGATTCCAGCGCCGGGGGATTCAAGGAGATCGTTTCTTTGATTCAGGGGAAAGGTGTGTTTGGCGCGTTCAAGTATGAAAGCGGCACCCATCGGGTGCAGCGGGTGCCGGAAACCGAAACCCAGGGCCGGATCCACACGTCTGCCGTTACCGTGGCCGTATTGCCCGAAGCCGAAGATATCGACATTGAAATCAATCCGGCAGACATCAAAGTGGATGTATTCCGGGCGTCCGGACCCGGAGGACAGTCGGTGAATACCACGGATTCCGCTGTTCGGGTCACCCATGTCCCCACGGGTGTGGTGGCCACGTGCCAGGATGAAAAATCTCAGCATAAAAACAAGGCCAAAGCCCTGGGCGTGTTGAAATCCCGAATCCTGGACGCCAGGATGAGAGAAGAAGAAGCCAAACGCGCCGCTGACCGCAAAGGCCAGGTGGGTACCGGAGACCGGAGCGGTCGTATCCGGACCTACAACTTTCCCCAGGGCCGGATGACCGATCATCGTATCGGGCTGACCCTGTATAAACTGGACAGTATCATGGAAGGTGATATCCAGGCCATTATCGATGAATTGAAAACCTTTCATCAAGCCCGGGCTTTGCAGGAAAACCACACTTTTGCATAATGGACTGGACTGTATTCAAACTGATCTCCTGGACGGAAACCTATTTTACCCGGCACCAGATCGACAGCCCCCGCCTGACTGCGGAAATTCTGCTGGGATTCTGTTTAGGTGTCCGGCGCCTGGATCTGTATCTGCAGCATGACCGGCCTTTGGAAAAACAGGAACTGGCCCGGTTCAAAACATTGATTCAACGTCGGAAAAACCATGAACCGGTCGCCTATATCACCGGAGAAAAAGGATTTTTCGAGTCCAGTTTTCAGGTGGGTCCGGGCGTACTCATCCCCCGGCCGGACACTGAAACCCTGGTGACAACCACATTGTCGGTTCTGGATGAAATTCCTCGAAATCCGCAAAAGATCCTGGAACTGGGGGTGGGCTCCGGCGCCATTGTCATCTCTCTGGCAAAGGTCCGCCCGGAACATCTTTTTTTTGCCGGCGATATTTCCCGGATCGCACTGGACGCAGCCCGGAAAAACGCGGCCCGGGAAAAAGAGATCGGAACGATTCATTTTTTCAACGGATCCTGGTTTGCGCCGCTGGCCACTGGTCCTTTTTTTGATGTCATTGTCTCGAACCCGCCGTATATT
Above is a window of Desulfotignum balticum DSM 7044 DNA encoding:
- a CDS encoding UvrD-helicase domain-containing protein; this translates as MIHPTAEQQQIIDTDPVPGQILKILAFAGTGKTTTLVAYARKRPGLRFLYLAFNKSVQQEAARKFPANVMARTAHSLGFRVKGVPHKNRLVQRFRANQVMDALNLDNYETARFTMETLHQYLVSADPVVNFSHVPASARGHYQRQGLKMPDLVAHANRLGRLMCTGDHPDIGMLHDGYLKLYQLSDPVLNFDCILLDEAQDINPVVSAMVLSQVKSDRPEKKPAIIVVGDNHQQIYSFRGAKDTLKTLAAHQTCYLTQSFRFDNNIAKAANMVLSVFKKETRQLRGTAYPNKKPPWDPHGHTIIARTNAVLFDRAVQLYKTHDIGFAGGIQGYRLDLLTSVSFLYDKTRARVQDPFIKGFSNFGDLKSYATTVEDLELSSVCAVVEKYGPSLRSHVDRIRQTARPPEQAGILLTTAHKAKGLEWNNVLIMDDFVSLIKDGLLIDPAGVDPDEFNLIYVAMTRARVHLRFHKNSSIPEFIRLLRP
- the rho gene encoding transcription termination factor Rho, which encodes MNLVELNKMKISELTKLAKDNNIKGIGGLKKQELIFALLQANIEKSGQVYGEGTLEILPDGFGFLRAPGYNYLPGPDDIYVSPSQIRRFNLRTGDTISGQVRQPKDSERYFALLKVEAVNFQSPEVAAETILFDNLLPLYPDRKMNLEAESDNYSMRIIDLMSPIGFGQRGLIVSPPKAGKTMLLQNIANSMIKSHKSIVPMILLIDERPEEVTDMTRSVDAEVISSTFDEPAERHVQVAEMVIEKAKRIVEQGHDVVILLDSITRLARAYNAVMPPSGKILSGGVDSNALDRPKRFFGAARNIEDGGSLTIIATALVETGSRMDEVIFEEFKGTGNMELALDRKLADKRVFPAIDINRSGTRKEELLLDPMTLNRVWILRKLLSSLNSVDSMQFLLEKMQGTKDNKEFLELMNS
- the larE gene encoding ATP-dependent sacrificial sulfur transferase LarE codes for the protein MTDESTSACDANKLTLKAGLKKLKTAAVAFSGGVDSAFLLAVAAESGLENLLAVTVESAFVTKQEIRQARQTAKDLGVAHQVVKLDILSHEQVTANTLARCYHCKTVIFSMIRRVADKNGITHVLHGVNTDDLGDFRPGLKAAEELGVRAPLVEAGFSKHRIRTCSRQMGLATWDLPSQSCLATRIPFFDVITEKALVRIDQAEQFLRFLGFFHVRVRCHGTVARIETEAAAIEAMVAHRKQISVALKTIGFTFVSLDLDGYHTGKMNPSQINAIRTSESIDRR
- the ndk gene encoding nucleoside-diphosphate kinase, which gives rise to MERTLSIIKPDGVAKNIIGEVIKRFESAGIKIAAMKMIHLTKSQAQGFYAVHKERPFFDSLTDFMTSGPIVVMVLEGENVIAENRKIMGATNFKEAEEGTIRREYATDIEKNVVHGSDAPETAAFEISYFFNHLEIQSR
- the recD2 gene encoding SF1B family DNA helicase RecD2 gives rise to the protein MADRKFSYPAVQAPQDGQPDIPANQGMIREQLRGVVDRVTYHNPDNGWSVLQILPFDAPGRRETVLVHQTKVFAGATMSFEGAWQTHPRYGRQFSATRAEEQKPASAGALEKYIGSGLIKGVGPKTAKKIVRHFRDQTLDVFENQIHRLVEVPGIAEKKLEMISAAWIEHRAIRDVMMFLQSHGISTLFSVRIYKAYGDEAIARVMDDPYCLADDFYGIGFFSADKVALSIGLATDSPRRIVAGIRHVLSAARNFGHCFLTFSQIKTQVEELLGLDLSRGLDGVLETMEADRLLMRRTLVPAPGEPSQACYYARSLYFDELYVARRMAQMTDPPDVDTTRIRRWVQLYTRSRHLQLSEEQAGAIQGIAGKGVSILTGGPGCGKTTATRVLVALLEAMKRRVVLAAPTGRAAQRMGEVIGRDAKTIHRLLGWANGQFKKNEDTPLKADFLVVDESSMLDISLTASLLKAVPEGCQVVFIGDYDQLPSVGAGNVLKDLIGSGIVSCFRLTQIFRQAAQSLIIQYAHQINSGNMPWIASPFKDPSVWHKKTDCLFLDADEATAEQLQFIRRIKALTDVNKEEVTKDLDDLDLFEFRVKEPVRPYETEIQIPEKFAHVNLDQVAAAGTRVEELLAVLKKVHPWSCLHYGLTAVDVIRKLYMEWIPRYHGASMEIQILSPMTRGSLGTVNLNRVIQETANPQAPGKAQITVGQRVFRKGDRVIHRKNNYDLNVFNGDIGTITAIDAADLTLSVAFSSDTPPVQYRQADILELDLAYAVTIHKSQGSEFEAVIIPVMTQHFKMLFRNLIYTGITRAKKLAVFVGTRRALAMTVKNQDISKRQTALAQLLKDEAAG
- a CDS encoding PPC domain-containing DNA-binding protein, whose product is MKYSQAQPGRVFVIRLEDGEVIHEVIEAFARNQGVRAASLVVLGGADKGSELVTGPKQGRRFPVTPQTHVLEEVHEVTGTGTLFPDETGNPVLHMHLACGRGDTTVTGCIRKGVKVWQMMEVILHELTGAGGVRKKDEVTGFAMLVP
- the nfsA gene encoding oxygen-insensitive NADPH nitroreductase — protein: MTSVLNLLSAHRSIRKFTAKSVDETLLTSLISAAQCTSTSHHVQAYTIIQVTDADTRQKIADMAGPQPWVAQAPVFLVFCADLTRLVHACRRHNAAPETGWAEQLLVATVDTALMAQSLMLGAESVGIGGVFIGGIRNDPDLVSDLLHIPEHAYPVFGMCLGYPDDDPAPKPRLPVGAVFHKDRFPSAMEQKPLTDYDQEIQTYYEKRSPTLKDRTWTRQMADFTGQVIRPHMKAFLEKKGFFRQ